A window of the Clupea harengus chromosome 8, Ch_v2.0.2, whole genome shotgun sequence genome harbors these coding sequences:
- the LOC105896250 gene encoding lissencephaly-1 homolog A, translated as MVLSQRQRDELNRAIADYLRSNGLEEAYSVFKKEAELDMNEELDKKYAGLLEKKWTSVIRLQKKVMELESKLSEAKEEITLGGPIAQKRDPKEWIPRPPEKYALSGHRSPVTRVIFHPLFSVMVSASEDATIKVWDYEAGDFERTLKGHTDSVQDISFDQSGKLLASCSADMTIKLWDFQGFECIRTMHGHDHNVSSVAIMPNGDTIISARQRHMTNEDCGTRWPLGLRYT; from the exons AAATCGAGCGATAGCTGATTACCTCCGGTCCAACGGCCTTGAAGAAGCATACTCAGTTTTTAAGAAAGAGGCAGAGCTAGATATG AATGAAGAATTAGATAAGAAATATGCAGGCCTTTTGGAAAAGAAATGGACCTCCGTCATCagattacaaaaaaaa gTTATGGAACTGGAGTCCAAGCTGAGCGAGGCAAAGGAAGAGATCACCCTAGGAGGTCCCATCGCGCAGAAGAGGGACCCCAAAGAGTGGATCCCTCGGCCCCCGGAGAAGTACGCCCTGAGTGGCCACAGGAGCCCCGTCACACGCGTAATATTCCACCCACTCTTCAGTGTCATGGTGTCCGCCTCAGAAGATGCCACTATtaag GTGTGGGACTATGAGGCAGGAGACTTTGAGCGCACCCTGAAAGGCCACACAGACTCTGTGCAGGACATCTCCTTCGACCAATCGGGAAAGCTGCTGGCCTCGTGCTCCGCAGACATGACCATCAAGCTCTGGGACTTCCAGGGCTTCGAGTGCATCAGGACCATGCATG GCCATGACCACAACGTGTCGTCAGTCGCCATCATGCCCAATGGTGATACAATAATCTCTGCACGCCAGAGACACATGACCAATGAAGACTGTGGGACGAGGTGGCCACTGGGCCTACGTTATACATAA